The region TCTCAGCTGAGGCAGCCAAGAGCTCTTCAGAGGAGTCACCCACCTGGTTTAGAATTTGGACTCAAGACAGTGCAATTTATGCTGTGACATGAACCAAATCTAAGCAATGCAGCTGGCTACTCAAGCCCCTGCATTCTCACCAACGCAAGGAGGTCTTCTGAGCAAAGAGGCAATgtgctaaaagaaaacaaaaccaaagaactGAAATAAAGTAAAACCAAGGTAAACGATGATAAAAGCAAACACAGCGGAAGGAGCATATGTGCATGCAGTATGTTCTTGACACTTCTTAACCACACAAGTGAACCGAAAGAGGGGTTTCTGGAGAAGGTCACACCCAAGGGTAGCAAAACAcagcaaaagcaaaactaaaaaagggcaaataaattttaaattataaacattCGTGAAGATGCAGCCAGGAAATAAACGGCAGGGTGACGTGGCTCGTTAACTAACGTCTTCCCGGAGAGTAGCCCGTCTGCCTTAACAGGAAGGCGCCCAACCACCTGACCTTCAGGACAACCTGGGAGCCACACGGGTTGGCAACCAGACCAGCCCTCCATACAGGGAGGACGAAGGGCCAGAGCAGCCCGGCCAGGCTGCCGCGgggctcctctctcccctctgggCGGCTGCCCATGGAGTCCGGCATCATTCCCGAGCCCTCCCATCCAACCCGGGAGCTGGGAACCAGCCTCGGTCACGGATGTGAGATGCCACGGACGTGAATGCCTGAGCCCTTTACCATGAAGCAGCTGCAAACAGCACGAGCCCTGGAGGCACAGACAGCGGCCCCCACAGACCGGGGGAGCACTCATGCAGGAACGCCTGCCCCGCCTCAGACGGCTCCACCCCAGCACCCCGCTCTCGGACCAGGAGGACACCCTGGCCTCCGTGACAGCTGCCCGGCCAGCCCTGGAGAGGTCTGCACTTCCTGCTTGCTGTCActctctcacatgcatacatacacagagaccgtgtgcacacacacacccctcacacatacacacagcacatacaccacagacccacagacccacacacacaccccttccccgGGATGCGCTGCACCTCACCTGTGCGGCTACCTCCCCTGCTCACAGGGACCCCCTCAAGCCAGCTGGAGCTCGAGGATGTCGTGTGCACGCTCCGTGCTCCTCAACTCCACAGCCCCAAACCCATCGCCAGGGTGGGGGTCGTCTGAGGAGGCATCTGCCTGAAAACCTCTTGTCCACAGAGCCTGAGACATCCCCCAGCAGCTGCCCCCCGTGaactccacaccctctgcagggtCACAGGCCGACTCCAGCGGGGGCTTCTGGGATCCTCAGTGGCCCTTTCTGGGTTACCttcttgccccccaccccagggagcgGAAGGTTCTGGAGATGTGAGGCTGAGTCCTGACTCGGGGCCAGGGGGAGGACAGGGGTCTGGAGAGTGTGAGGCCGCCGGCAGGGAGGGGGCGCGTACCCCGGCCCACAGGCAGGGCCTCGGCGTTGCAGCACTGGTCCACCAGCTGATGGCAGTGCTCGAGCAGCGACTCCAGCTGGGCCTTGTCGCAGGGCACCCCCAGGAACCTGGCCAGCTGCTCCACCATGGCCACCAGGTCCTGGAAGACAAGAGCGGAGATGCGGGAGCCTGTCAGCAGCGGCGCCTTTGCGGAACACCACTCTGGGGACCGCTTATCCTCGGCCTGACTCGAGACAAGTCCTCGAGACAAGCCGGACGCCGGTATCTTCAGGAAATAACGATCCGGGTTAAGTAACTGCCCGAGGGCGCTCAGCTCCCGAGGGGCAGACCTGGATTCCAGCCCCAGTCTTCCGGGAATCTGGATGCAGACGTGAGGCCCTGACATAGTGGCGGCCCTGTCCAACAGCAGCAAGCGGTAACAGAAAGCGCTGGGGCGCTGTGCCAGAGCAGGATCGGCTCGctctccccttccttccatgTCATCAGCTGGAACCCAGACGGCACTTGGGAGAGCCTTGAGGAGGTCCCGGGGGACCCCGGACAGGCCCTAGGGCCAGCCCACCTCGCGGGGCAGGAACCTGGCTCACTGAAGATTCGGTGATGCTCGGCACACTGACGGGAAGCCGGCTCTGGGCCCCGGAGCCCCAGCAGTCCCGACAGCACAGCTGCCGCCATCTCACCGTCTCCGAGGGGCCCTGCTCACCTGCTCGCCACACAGCCCCGACCCTGCAGCCACGTCCTGCTCTGGGAAACACCGAAGCCCCTCGCCGTCTCCACCCCAGCAACGCCAAGCCCAGTGTCCTGCCCAGAGCCTGGGCTGTCAGCAGGCCAAACGCGGGCGGTGGCTTGGTCACTTGAGGAGAATGCTAGAGACTGTCTCCTCTCCCACAGGCCTGCAAGGCAGACACAGCCTCCCAGTGAGTCTGGAGAAGCAGGGCACAGGGCTGTGTTTCAGCTCTGACATTTCCTGTAAACTTCGCGCCCTGCTCCCTCAGGATGAAATACTAAGTGACTCATAAAAGCGAGGCGCTGGGAGGAACCTGCCAGCCAGCACCAGGTCTTGCAGGTGCGTCCGCAGCTGGACAGACGGGCTCCTCCTCACCCTGCCCAGCACAGGGGTGgagggaaaaaagatgaaaagacaactcgTGTCTTCTGAGACACGGGAACGCCCACAGCACTCTGCTCACAGTCACCCAGAACTGGAACAGCCCAAATGCCCGAAGCCCTGAGCAGATGGACAAACGTGCGACGGCGGACACACTGCCCAGAACATGCTCCAGGGAGCAAGGGAGCTCACCAAGGAGAGCAGAGGCCAGACACCAGCACGCACCCGCCGGGTGGTCAGCAGCCGGCAaaccacccccgccccctgccccagacagacagacagacagtctGGACGAGAAACGCAGACTCGGCCGCCTCGGCCTTTGCCCCAAGCTGGTCCCCTCACTTCTGACGGTGCTGGGTGGTGCTCCACCACCGTCgaagcagaaaaataaacaggCCTTTCGGAAGCACTGCAGGCCACCCCTAACTCGGGAGCTGCGCACAGCCCGGGCCAGGGCAGGGACCTGGGGCCTGCACGGGCTGGAGGTGAAGCCCTGTCAGAGGCTCTGGGCCCACCTGGAACCCCGGGGTCCCAGCCGCACCCAACACCCAGGCACTGCAGGCCCCGCCCTCCCTGAGGGCTCCGCTGTGGGACCGAGGGCGAGGAGCCTGGAGCCTTCACCTCACCCCTGCCCCTTAGCACTCCCCCGGAGGCACCCACCCCTCAGGACACGCCCCCGAGGCACTCACCCCTCAGGACACGCCCCCGAGGCACTCACCCCCTCAGGACACACCCCCGAGGCACTCACCCCTCAGGACACGCCCCCGAGGCACTCACCCCCTCAGGACACGCCCGCGAGGCACTCACCCCCTCAGGACACACCCCCGAGGCACCTGCCCCTCAGGACACACCCCCGAGGCACTCACCCCCTCAGGACATGCCCCCGAGGCGCTCACCTCTCAGGACACTCCCCCGAGGCACCCGCCCCCTCAGGACACACCCCCGAGGCATCCACCCCTCAGGACACGCCCCCAACGCACTCACCCCCCTCAGGACACACCCCCGAGGCACCCACCCCTCAGGACATGCCCCCGAGGCTCTCACCCCCTCAGGACACACCCCCGAGGCATCCACCCCTCAGGACACGCCCCCAACGCACTCACCCCCCTCAGGACACACCCCCGAGGCACCCACCCCTCAGGACACGCCCCCAAGGCTCTCACCCCCTCAGGACACTCCCCCGAGGCACCCACCCCTCAGGACACGCCCCCAAGGCTCTCACCCCCTCAGGACACTCCCCCGAGGCGCTCACCCCTCAGGACACTCCCCCGAGGCTCTCACTCCCTCAGGACACGCCCCCAACGCACTCACCCCCCTCAGGACACACCCCCGAGGCACCCACCCCTCAGGACACGCCCCCGAGGCTCTCACCCCCTCAGGACACACCCCCGAGGCATCCACCCCTCAGGACACGCCCCCAACGCACTCACCCCCCTCAGAACACACCCCCGAGGCACCCACCCCTCAGGACACGCCCCCGAGGCTCTCACCCCCTCAGGACACACCCCCGAGGCACCCACCCCTCAGGACACGCCCCCAACGCACTCACCCCCCTCAGGACACACCCCCAGCCCTCAGGACACGCCCCAGAGGCACTCACCCCCTCAGGACACGCCCCCGAGGCACTCACCCCCTCAGGACATGCCCCCGAGGCTCTCAACCCCTCAGGACACTCCCCCAAGGCACTCACCCCCTCAGGACACGCCCCCGAGGCACTCACCCCCTCAGGACACTCCCCCGAGGCACTCACCCCTCAGGACACGCCCCCAACGCACTCACCCCCCTCAGAACACACCCCCGAGGCACCCACCCCTCAGGACACGCCCCCGAGGCTCTCACCCCCTCAGGACACACCCCCGAGGCACCCACCCCTCAGGACACGCCCCCGAGGCTCTCACCCCCTCAGGACACACCCCCGAGGCATCCACCCCTCAGGACACGCCCCCAACGCACTCACCCCCCTCAGAACACACCCCCGAGGCACCCACCCCTCAGGACACGCCCCCGAGGCTCTCACCCCCTCAGGACACACCCCCGAGGCACCCACCCCTCAGGACACGCCCCCAACGCACTCACCCCCCTCAGGACACACCCCCAGCCCTCAGGACACGCCCCAGAGGCACTCACCCCCTCAGGACACGCCCCCGAGGCACTCACCCCCTCAGGACATGCCCCCGAGGCTCTCAACCCCTCAGGACACTCCCCCAAGGCACTCACCCCCTCAGGACACGCCCCCGAGGCACTCACCCCCTCAGGACACTCCCCCGAGGCACTCACCCCCTCAGGACACACCCCCGAGGCACTCACCTCCTCAGGACACTCCCCCGAGGCACTCACCCCCTCAGGACACACCCCCGAGGCACTCACCCCCTCAGGACACGCCCCCGAGGCTCTCACCCCCTCAGGACACGCCCCCGAGGCACTCACCCCCTCAGGACACGCCCCCGAGGCACTCACCCCCTCAGGACACGCCCCCGAGGCACTCACCCCCTCAGGACACGCCCCCGAGGCACTCACCCCCTCAGGACACGCCCCCGAGGCTCTCAACCCCTCAGGACACACCCACGAGGCACCCATCCCCTCAGGACACGCCCCAGAGGCACTCACCCTGAGGCGCCCACTGCGAGGCACCCAACCCCAGGCACTCACCCGATGCATGTCTTCGTACTTGAGGAAAAGCACGTTCGAATCCATGTGGTGCTCCCAGAACTCCTGCACGTGCTCAAACCAGGAGCCATAGCCCACTGTGGACACAAGGGGACAGGAGAGGTCGCAGGGAGGGACGGGGCGGTGGATGGCGGCTCGCTCCTCTGCCCAGCAGCTGTGACGCAGCTCCGGCTCCTCGGACAGCCGCACGTCCCCTGGCCGCCTGCGCCAGCACTCCCGCCCGCCGGCCTCCGCCCCACCTCCTGGACTCCCAAGGCGGGCCCCACCCAGTGGGGCCTCGGGAAGCAGGACACTGAGCAGGAAGGCCTCCGTTCCCTGAGTGCACAGGCGCAGGCTCCAGGAGCTTCTCTGACACGCGGTGACCACAAGAGAGGGCCGTCTGAACGCCCAGAggggctggggcccagggccAGTCAGCCTGCAGTGGGGGAGGATGGAgctcggggcgggggcgggggcggggtggggggtggctccAGACAGAGCTGACACGGGGCGCCAGGCCTGCACATCGCAGACACAGGGAGACCTGGCGCCGCAGCGGGAAGAGGGGCAGCAGGCCGTCCTGACACGCGCGCTCACACCCACACCGCAGCCGGCGTGCCCCACGACCCTCCGGGCTGTGACCTGGGGCTGAGGTCCCACGGCCACAGGGGACCCATGTACCAGTGTGGCCAGGCCGCTTCACAGCATTCTTCATAAAAACTATGGATTTTCACCACCGGTTCACACTGACACCCCTCACTGTGAGGGCGTCTTCCAAGGGGGCTTCCAAGGCATCAGAGGGAGGTCTTGGCCAGAGAACGTGGGCCCCCTGAGCCCGTGGGGCCTCAAGGAGCAGGTCCGGCTGGATAATAGGAGCCAGCCAGGAGGGATGGCCACACTGCCAGGGCCCTCACTCAGCTGAGCGCCCGTCCGCCTCCTGAACCCCAGGACACGAAGGCCTAAGGCCAGAGGAGCTCCCGGCCTGATAGCAAACAGCAAGGACACTGGTGAGGGCCACATGGGAGTGACCAGCCCTAGGAGGGAGCCCCAAGGCCTTGGGCAGGCACCTCCCACGCCGGGCAAGCTTGGAGCGATCCGTGAGGACTGGGCGGGCAGTGCACAAAGGCGGGGGCTGCAAAGGGGCCTCagagaagtgggggggggggggggcgcaggtGGAGGGGATCAGAGGCAGACGGCACCATGAGATGGTGGCCAGGCAGGAGGGCAGAGGACGAGACTTGGATCAGAGGCAGCCGGCCTCTCACACCCTCACTGGCCATGAGACGGAGCAGGCCCTGAACCTGTCTGCGCCTCCTCTGTGAACGGGCTGACAACAGAACCTGAGCCCCTCCACCCCCCTGCCACTGGGTTGCGGCCCCGAGAGAAGCAGGTACAGGTCTTGGGCGCCGGGGACCAGCGGGGGCATCGCTGTGCGCCCTCTCTGGTGGGGGGCACTGGGGGGGTCCCACGTGCACCTGCTGAAGCCCACCGAGTGGCAGAGCCATGCGTACACGCGTGACCAAGGTTGGGAAAGGGGGACCCCCGACACCGGGCAACCCGAGCCATCGGCAGCCTGCCATCCTGGCGGCAGCGCGCAGTGCAGCAGCAGCCTAGGCCCACAGGCCGAGGGGAGTCCTGGGAGTGGAGGTATCGGTCGGGGGGGGGGCGGTGAGCAGAGTAGAAGGCCCTCTTCAGGCCATTTATGGAGAAGGAAGGGGGCGCTCTGTAAGGGGAGGTGGGGTGAGTGGGCAGAAATGAATCAACACAGCACAGGCTGCAGCCAAAGGCCTCGCTGGGCCCGCTGCCGGGTGAACCCTGGCCCCCGCGGCCAAGGTTTCTGACTCCAGATCTCGCACCCTCTCACCGGCCCAGCACATCCCTGCTACTCCCACACCAGGAGGAGACCCACGGACAGAGGGCCAGGCCAGCCTTCCCGATCTTCAGCATGGGGGCGAGTCCAGAGAAGGAAGGGACCTGACCAACTCACCGGCAGGTTGGTGACCCTGGGGAACCTGAGCAGACCCTCCCAAGTCCAGGCCCACAGCTGGCACGCAGATCGGCACCCTGGGACTGAGTGGTCCGCTGGGCATGGACTTGAAGACCAGAACACTCCCACCCTCCCAGAGAACACTTGCAGACAGATAACCAAGGCCTGAGGatagggcggggggcgggggggcggtggGGACTCGGGTACAGGGAGGCCGAGAGGACGGGGGGACACAGGTACTCCTCCACCTGCTCCTGTCCCCTGGCACTTGGGCCCaggcaccaccccccacccccgccctgcaGTGTGTGTGTCAGGACCCCTGACACAGGCCTCGGGGCGGCACGCCCTGGCTGGCAGTGGGCACTGAGTTTCACTGCCTCTCCTGCATGGCACTCAAGCTCTTCAGCACCTTGGACAGAGAAGGCAAGCTCCCTCAGAGCAGGGGATAAGTGGGACCGGGTGCTCGGGTGCAGGGACTTTGCAGGAACACAGCAAGCGTGCGCAGCCTTGAGCGTCAGCGCTGGGCAGTGCCGTGACCTTCACGAGATGGAGGGGCCTGCACTGGACGACTCATAACTGCTCCAGCCTGAGCAGGGGCTCTAAGGCCTGCACCGCAAGGCAGTGTGAACGCAGTGGACACCCACTGTTCACAATGGTGGTGTTCCCGTGCCAGGGGCTGCTTTAAAGGCAGGAATGCAAACCAGGACTTAAAACACAGCTTTGGGAACCAAATGCCTGACACACCAAGAGGGGCCTGAGCCAGCTGATGGGCTGGGGGGACGGGAGGCTGAACAGAGGCCTTCAGCAGGTTCCCAGGGCCTTAAGGCACAACTGCTGGGGCCACCTACGCTTGTCCCTTCCCATCCGGGGTCCCTCCTCCCCAGGCCGGGCTGAAGCAGAGATGCAAGGGCAGGGACAAGAGGGCCTCAGGCACTGTTGGGAGCTCACTCAGGAGGTCTGGTCTTTACCCAGGCTCCAGTTCAGCCACACCAGGTCCCATGTAAATTTGGGGCGCTGAGCTCTTGGACTGCCTCTATGCACTTTATCATGCTCCTGCCACATAATCTCATTGCAGAACCCCTGCCCTGCCTGGGCGGGACAACAAATGGACAACCAGGCTGAGGGTTCCTCAAGGGAAATGAGACGGGAAGTGTATTTGCAGGGGTCTCCGGACAGACTTAATTACTTTCCTGGGCACAAAGGCTGAGGCAGCAGGGTGTGCAGAAAAGCCAGATTTGGCAGGTGGGGGAACAGAACCAACCCCATGGCCAAGGGGACAGCTCCCACCCTGGTCCGCTCCTCCCCAGGGTGAGCAGACACGGATGGAAGGGCCCTGGCACGCTCGGCCTGGGCCCAGGCCTCTCCCCGGGAACACGCTTCCTGCCCAGAGCACTGTCCCGCCCCTCCCTTGGAGTGAACCCCACCTGCCACACCGGCCTGGGGCTGGCGGCCACACCTGACCCTCAAGTCCAGCTGAAGGCTAGGGGCCCTCACATGAAGTTGTGGCCTCAGGCACCAGTAACAGAGGAATCTAGGCCACTGTTCCCACAGCTTGGaatccaggcaaggaaacagatgcTTTAACCAGGGGACTTATCAGAACCCCaagggtgtggggagagagatgggcttCGGCGTCAGAGACCCGGTCAGCCTGGCACAAGCTTCCTGAGCCCCCTCAGCCCGAGCTCCACGGCCCACCAGCAGGGAAGCAGGCTGGCCCCATGGTTATCACAGTACTAGGGTGATGGGAAGCACCCTCGCAGGAGcatcacacacagacactcacacttGTCATTCATGAACCTCCGGCAGAACTCCTGGAACGTGCCTCGGTAGCTCATAGTCCGCAGCGAGCGGTGGAACTGGTAATAGGACACCACCAGATCCTTGGGGTTCCGGGCCATATATATGACCTGcagtggcgggggtggggaggggagtggcagTTAGGGGGAGGAAGGATGGACAGGGGGACAGACAGACGAGGTTAGCCTGCGATCCTCCGTTCCAGGCAGGCCACCCAGAGCAGGTTCCACTGACCTACAAACTACTCTTCTACCCCATTACCCAGTGAGGTCAGCCCTTCACACAACAGGACCAAACAAACGCCTTCTCACTGTTGCTGTTTCAGCAGAGATGTACTCCTGTCCACAGGACAGCATCAGCTAGGACAATTACTTTGCTTTGATCACATTTCTCTCCTCTAGcactagttttttttaattaaactataGTTGATactttagaaaagactcttgagagtcccttgagctgcaaggagatcaaaccagtcaatcattaaggaaatcagttctgaatattcattggaaggactgatgctgaagctgaagctctaataccttggccacctgatgcgaagaactgactcatgggaaaagaccctgatgctgggaaagactgaaggcaggaggagaaggggacgacaggggatgagatggttggatggcatcatcaccgactcaatggacgtgagtttgagcaggctctgggagttggtgatggacagggaggcctagcgtgctgcagtcatggggtcataaagagtcagacacaactgagtaactgaactgatagttggtatacagtattatatatgtCACATGTATAAAATACAGTGACTCAAAATTCGTAGAGCATACTccttttacataaaatatttgctatgttcctcatgttgtacaatatactCTTGTAGCTCATTTTATACATGGTGTCGCTGTTGCTcacttgctcagtggtgtctgactctttgcgaccccatgaactgcagcacgccagccctccctgtccatcaccatctcctggaatttgcccaagttcgtgtccatttTATACAATAgtctgtatctcttaatccccatTCCTATtttgccctgccctcttccctctccccactggtaaccactggttttctttttatctgtgaGTCTGGTTGTTGTTattacattcactagtttgttgtagtttttcagattccactgaaaaaatataaagtgataccaaacagtatttgtccttctctgtctgacttagcaTAACGTCTCCCAAGTCCAGCCCcactgttgcaaatggcagaatccCCTTCTCTTTTTACGGCTGAATGGTTTTCCACTGTACGTATCTACCAGACCCTCCATACCCATTCATCTGATGACGGGCACTGAGGGTGCTTCCGCAGCTTGGCTGTTGGACACTGGGCTGCTATGAACGCTGCAGTGTCTCTAGGACTACTTTAAAACCAGCGGAAGACAGAAAAATTATGGTCCTGACCCTCCTGGTGATGAGAACTACAGACCTCAAACATCTCATGCAGTTGAGAGAACAGAAAAAAGCAGAGGCAATGAAAGCAGTCTTGAGTCCTTAGGTCTTAAACAGGCAGAGGCTGGGCCCTGGCTGGTCAAGTTCAAGTTCAACTGTGAGGAAGAACCCAGATAAGCAAAAACACTAGTGACAAGGCTCAAGGATATGTCTCCGGGGGTCCCACCCCACCAAGGTTCTCTGGGAACTCATGCCTGTGACAGACCACCATCTGGACTGGCACACAGGCCCCTGGTTCCAGGAGTGGGGAGCCGCTGGGAGCAGCGGGGAGCCGGGGGTTACCTTGGAATCTCCGTTGTGGAGGTCGGAGGGCAGGAAGCGGTAGGGGAGGTGGCTTTTGATGAGGCGGGGAGATGTCAGTTCCTGCGGCAGGCAGAGAGGGGAGGCGGTCAGAGGGGAACACCCAGACTTCCTGACTGGCCCGGGCTGGATGGGGCCTCGGGCGAGTCAGGACCAGCACCCCTGCCCCAGAACCTTCTCCCTGAGATAcgacccccagccctgcccaggctGGACCCTGGGGGACAGACGTGAGCCAGACACGGGCACCCACAGCCTGAGTCTAAGTATACTGGCAGGGGTCGGCTCAGGGGACTGCTCAGAGGGTGGGCTGCAGCCTGGAGCAGCCAAGAGCGGCCGCAGGACAGGCCACGAAGGGCCGCGGAGGAAACAGAAGCGCAGGGCGGGGGGCCGCTGGGCTCTGCAGTGGTCTCAGAGTGGGACTCCCCGCTGCTCCTGGCCGCGCCCGGCCCCTCCATCGGCCAGCGCTCTGCCCCCGGCCCTGACTTGGGGGCCCCGCCGACAGGTCCTAGCCCGTCCCCGCTGCTCCTGGCCGCGCCTGGCCCCTCCATCGGCCAGCGATCCGCCCCAGGCCCTGACTCGGGGACCCCGCCGACAGGCCCTAGCCCATCCATGCTGCTCCTGTCTGGTGGAGCCGCCCTTCGACCCCTGGGACCCTCAGCCTTCCTCTCCTGTGGGCTCTAACTACTGCGAGGGCTCTGACATCACACGGTCAGCTCAGTTCTGGGCGGGACCCCAAGGCCAGGAGCAGGGCGGCAGCGGCACCCACCCAGCTCCACGGGGAGGGTCGGCAGGCGGCAACACGAACGCTGACCTGGGGAAGGGTGCTCTCAGAGCTTCCAAATGCCCATCTCACGGGAGAATGCACCGGGGTGGGGGGGCCACACCGGAAGTGAGGCCTGAACTGAGAGGTGGCAGAAGGGAGGGTGCAGGGCAAAAAGCCCGGATAACGTCTGAGGGGTAGGCCGGATGGGACTCGGGGATGTTTGTTTCACTCTTGGTACCAAGCATTTATGATGCAGACACATCCTACCCAGTCCCCCCCAGGCAGGATGAGCCACAGGAGGaggcccctccccccccacccttccccttcccccgTCCCCCCCTACTCCCAGtagcttcctcttttcctccacaAAATCACCCCCATCACCCACTGGTTCAGGTCCAGGGTCACCTGGCAGCTCAGGCCAGCAGTCTCTCCCCGCTCGCTGCTCTCCTTCCAACCACAGGGGCTCCAGGAACCCCTCGGGAGCAACCACAGGAAGGCCCCACGGGGGTCACGTGGGCTGTGACGCCTGCCCCGAGCCCACCTTGATGATGTCCAGGCCTGGCTGAGGGTACTCCAGGACCGGGAGCTGCTCATCGATGTTCATCAAGCCGATCTCATCGGGGTCAGCCCCCTGGCTCACCAAGTAGACCACTTCCTGCAGCAAGCTGGTGCCTGGAAGGAGAGAAGCTGGTGAGCGGGCGCCTAGAAGGAACCTCGAGGGCCAGCCCTGCTCTCGGGGGAGCACCGACCACCCCAGAAGAGGGCTGAAGGGCTGCAGGTTTTGCGGGGAGGTCTCGGCAGTGTCTTGAGTCAAGCAGAGGAACACTGGCCTCAGCATGAGACCCTGGCCTTAATGCCACCTCTCGGGGTGACTGTGGCTGAGCCGGCCTTTCTGAGCTCCTGTCTTTTCAGCACCAAGTGCAGACAGGAGATTTCGCAAGGCTGTCATGATGGGTGAACAGGATGCACGGTACCTGCCTCCCCCAGGGACTCGAGGACTGTGATAAGTGCGTGATCTCTGTCCTGGGCTTCCAGAAGCTGAATTTCCATTTACCCAGGAGTGATGAGGGTCCAGGGGAATGACTGACCCATCAATCACTATTTACAATGAAAATCACGTCTCCTGGTATCTACTAAAGCGAAACACAGGTCTGACCTATAACTAGAGAGATGTACCAAGACAACTCCGAGAGACAAGGGCCAGAAGAGCCCCGCAGAGTTACTCAGAAGAGCAAAAGGcggaagaagtgacagatttcctcttcctgggctccaaaatcaccatggatggtgactgcagccatgaaatcagaagacatttgcttctcaGCAGGGAaactacaacaaacctagacagtgtgctgaaaaaatagacatattactctgccaacaaaggtccctagtcgaggctatggtcttcccagtggtcacatacggttATGAGagatggactgtaaagaagggagagcgctgaagaattgatgccttcgaactatggtgctggagaagactcttgagaatcccttggacagcaagaagatgaaaccagttaatcttaagggaaatcaaccctggatactcattggaaggactgatgctgaagctgaaactccagtattttggccacctgatgtgaacagctggctcactggaaaagttccagatgctgggaaagattgagggcagaagaagagggcgtcagaggatgagatggcatcaccgacgcgatggacatgaacttgggcaacctctggcagatggtgagggacagagaggcttggcatgctgcagtccatggggttgcaaatgagtcggacacagctgagtgactgaagaccCACCACCAGGACCACGCTGAGAGACACGGCCCAGGACAGCCctgcaggtttctcagaagagcaGCCCTTGGGGACGACGGACACGCCGGTGAGCAGCAGGGGGAGCAAACCGGCCCTGAGACTCGGACGATGGGAACCAGGAAGCAGGGGGAGCCGTGCAGGGCCGCACTGCCCGGCAGGGCTGGGTCCAGACACGACGCTGAGCACAGCGAGCGAGACGCCAAAGGGAGCCTACTCTGCGGCTGTGGTCGCCCACCAACCTGAGACGCGGGCACCATCACCCCATTTAGAGGTGAGGTTCCTGAGGCCTAACGGTGCCCATGTATGGCTCCGCCGGTGTATGGCTCCCATCTGCCCGCTCCTCCTGGCGAGGCCCATCCATTCAGCAGCTCAGGGCAGC is a window of Muntiacus reevesi chromosome 1, mMunRee1.1, whole genome shotgun sequence DNA encoding:
- the SULT4A1 gene encoding sulfotransferase 4A1, producing MAESEAETPSTPGEFESKYFEFHGVRLPPFCRGKMEEIANFPVRPSDVWIVTYPKSGTSLLQEVVYLVSQGADPDEIGLMNIDEQLPVLEYPQPGLDIIKELTSPRLIKSHLPYRFLPSDLHNGDSKVIYMARNPKDLVVSYYQFHRSLRTMSYRGTFQEFCRRFMNDKLGYGSWFEHVQEFWEHHMDSNVLFLKYEDMHRDLVAMVEQLARFLGVPCDKAQLESLLEHCHQLVDQCCNAEALPVGRGRVGLWKDIFTVSMNEKFDLVYKQKMGKCDLTFDFYL